One stretch of Miscanthus floridulus cultivar M001 chromosome 18, ASM1932011v1, whole genome shotgun sequence DNA includes these proteins:
- the LOC136523927 gene encoding uncharacterized protein produces the protein MAPPWVILHRTLHPAKDDNISVALRELPRVSVLNVPKSVHPDARHADKFPYLIAAGRLTLLLCFSNMSTDNTGLMMVRQFLPSDKYNNLRRATTTCVAERIPQRTGSMPVKYDLGSVGLAPTPFGGCLIAELQVTRRSERAKLLIFTGGRQWFQHKPLYPMSADERDWAPAGVVAHNGRLWWFDLSWGILSCDPSVVNPVLRFHKLPPNRGLGRFEPFIHCIRCISVSDNEVRYAEIGRYPEHGEDKVFVWTMTWIPASPPKSGPPSKFPPNSEPPTLEWVKSYEMRFSDLWSDITYTTTPLLVNQIPEILFVSPRQPNVVYFFLDRFVFGVDVAEHRVLKVVNDDAHALFHPTARRCVLPWDLPPSIANGNHEFGHENSDSAMHHGKQHDTLGFALSFQENVVDHQQQLRKLVTDMRDMQQGLGLTFSKVIKVHSTETVSC, from the exons ATGGCGCCGCCGTGGGTGATTCTGCACCGCACTCTCCACCCCGCCAAGGACGACAACATCTCCGTCGCGCTCAGGGAGCTGCCGCGAGTCAGCGTTCTCAACGTGCCCAAAAGCGTCCACCCCGACGCCCGCCACGCCGACAAGTTCCCCTACCTCATCGCCGCCGGCCGCTTAACTCTCCTCCTCTGCTTCTCCAACATGAGCACCGACAACACCGGCCTCATGATGGTGCGGCAGTTCCTCCCGTCCGACAAGTACAACAACCTGCGCCGCGCGACGACCACGTGCGTCGCCGAGCGCATCCCCCAGCGCACCGGGTCCATGCCCGTCAAGTACGACCTCGGAAGCGTCGGCCTCGCACCGACGCCCTTCGGCGGCTGCTTGATCGCCGAGCTCCAGGTCACCAGGCGCAGCGAACGCGCCAAGCTCCTCATCTTCACGGGCGGCCGCCAGTGGTTCCAGCACAAGCCGCTCTACCCCATGTCCGCCGACGAACGGGACTGGGCTCCCGCCGGCGTGGTCGCCCACAACGGGAGGCTCTGGTGGTTCGACCTCTCGTGGGGGATCCTCAGCTGCGACCCCAGCGTCGTCAACCCCGTCCTGCGCTTCCACAAGCTCCCGCCGAACCGCGGTCTCGGTCGGTTCGAGCCCTTCATCCACTGCATCCGCTGCATCAGTGTGAGCGACAACGAGGTGCGGTACGCGGAGATCGGTCGTTACCCAGAGCACGGCGAAGACAAGGTGTTCGTGTGGACCATGACGTGGATCCCTGCGTCACCGCCGAAATCCGGTCCACCGTCTAAATTTCCGCCGAACTCCGAACCACCGACCCTTGAATGGGTGAAATCATACGAGATGAGGTTCTCAGACTTGTGGAGCGACATCACCTACACGACGACTCCCCTGCTCGTGAACCAGATCCCTGAAATCTTGTTCGTGAGCCCCCGGCAACCCAATGTGGTCTACTTCTTTCTGGACAGATTCGTCTTTGGCGTCGACGTGGCCGAGCATCGGGTTCTGAAGGTCGTCAACGACGACGCCCACGCGCTGTTTCATCCGACAGCCAGGCGCTGCGTCCTGCCTTGGGACCTGCCACCCTCCATTGCCAACGGTAACCAC GAGTTCGGCCATGAGAATTCAGATTCAGCTATGCACCATGGGAAACAGCATGATACTCTTGG GTTCGCTCTTTCTTTTCAAGAAAACGTCGTGGATCATCAGCAACAACTCCGGAAGCTTGTGACTGACATGAGGGATATGCAGCAAGGTTTAGGGCTAACTTTCTCCAAG GTCATAAAGGTGCACAGTACAGAAACTGTGTCCTGTTGA
- the LOC136523928 gene encoding predicted GPI-anchored protein 58 codes for MEVTPPSALERTKLPPMPVASSVAGVALQDEGPTSSVEVAATAPRQEQPDVATVVSEGAAESTLPEAQAEVTATSPVPLDVATVASEEAVQSAPPAALAAVTATATSPAPQDVATVASEGAAQSAPPAAQAAAPEAGRSGEDTAVGSPGIVVVVEKASGGSPSALVSGGSCSPARGESPLHWMDP; via the coding sequence ATGGAGGTGACTCCGCCATCTGCGTTGGAGCGAACGAAGCTGCCGCCCATGCCGGTGGCGTCCTCCGTGGCGGGCGTGGCACTGCAAGACGAGGGTCCGACGTCGTCGGTGGAGGTGGCCGCGACCGCGCCAAGGCAGGAGCAGCCAGACGTAGCcacggtggtgtccgagggggcGGCAGAATCCACGCTACCGGAGGCCCAGGCGGAGGTGACGGCGACAAGCCCAGTGCCGCTGGATGTAGCCACGGTGGCGTCCGAGGAGGCGGTGCAATCTGCACCACCGGCGGCCCTGGCTGCGGTGACCGCGACCGCGACAAGCCCAGCGCCACAAGATGTAGCCACGGTGGCGTCTGAGGGGGCGGCGCAATCCGCGCCACCGGCGGCCCAGGCTGCGGCACCCGAGGCGGGCCGGTCGGGGGAGGACACGGCCGTAGGATCTCCAGGcatcgtggtggtggtggagaaggccAGCGGGGGGTCACCCTCGGCCCTGGTGTCGGGGGGCAGCTGCTCGCCCGCACGGGGTGAGTCGCCGCTCCACTGGATGGATCCCTAA